From a region of the Canis lupus dingo isolate Sandy chromosome 5, ASM325472v2, whole genome shotgun sequence genome:
- the LOC118354656 gene encoding acrosomal protein SP-10-like, which yields MGRCLLLLHLLLILCSQLDLLQGEALGSSGGQWGLTRIRDLGEWCFPAPGPQHTGVARRVCPVGPSQSRRCVQEQPTACAGESGFEGDLVCAPPRYEPSTQKSPAFSHVIGPGNRPLSRLGVAQRVCSLLTRGNAGPREPQDAHFLFPALQCFQCKQVNANGVCEDGKSTCQAEGNQQCFLRKVYKDNILSYGYQGCSSVCSPMTIFSTDVNLEEKCCNDSSFCNKF from the exons ATGGGTcgctgcctgctgctgctgcacCTGCTGCTCATCCTGTGCTCACAGCTGGACCTGCTCCAAGGTGAGGCGCTGGGGAGCAGTGGAGGGCAGTGGGGACTGACGAGGATCCGGGATCTGGGGGAGTGGTGCTTTCCAGCTCCAG GACCCCAGCATACGGGTGTTGCAAGGCGAGTGTGCCCCGTGGGCCCCAGTCAGAGTCGCAGGTGTGTGCAAGAGCAGCCCACAGCCTGTGCGGGTGAATCAGGCT TCGAGGGGGATCTTGTTTGTGCTCCTCCCAGGTATGAGCCAAGCACCCAGAAATCCCCAGCTTTCAGCCACGTCATCGGGCCTGGGAACCGGCCACTGTCCAGGCTGGGAGTCGCCCAGAGGGTGTGCTCGCTCCTGACCCGTGGGAACGCAGGGCCCAGAGAGCCTCAGgatgctcattttctctttccagctCTGCAATGTTTCCAGTGTAAACAAGTCAATGCCAATGGGGTTTGCGAGGATGGGAAAAGTACCTGCCAGGCTGAAGGCAACCAGCAATGCTTTCTGAGGAAGGTCTATAAAG aTAACATCCTTTCGTACGGATACCAAGGTTGTAGCAGCGTGTGTTCCCCTATGACGATCTTTAGTACGGATGTTAATTTGGAGGAGAAATGTTGCAATGACTCATCTTTCTGCAACAAGTTCTAA